From a single Streptomyces misionensis genomic region:
- a CDS encoding alpha/beta fold hydrolase — protein sequence MARRIDVTGAGGVRLAAWEYADPPKETEPLRAAPGVLFLHGLTGRASHWAAAARRLAGRYRTVALDQRGHGHSEKPPQAAAHSRAAHVEDAAAAIEQLGLGPTLVVGHGMGALTAWQLAAERPELVRGLVSCDMRAAALGAASQREWAQWLRSWPVPFATLADVRRWFGEDDPRVERPDPARGAFYAEVMREGEDGWRPVFEPEQMLRSRETWVYDAHWDDLALVHCPALILRGLDGELGRAEAQEMVRVLPQGAYAEIPDAGHYAHYAHPEAWHSAVEPFLDRITGDRAAGG from the coding sequence ATGGCACGGCGTATCGATGTGACGGGAGCGGGCGGCGTGCGCCTGGCGGCGTGGGAGTACGCCGACCCGCCCAAGGAGACCGAACCCCTGCGGGCGGCTCCCGGCGTGCTCTTCCTGCACGGACTCACCGGCCGCGCCTCCCACTGGGCCGCCGCCGCCCGCCGGCTCGCCGGGCGGTACCGCACCGTGGCCCTCGACCAGCGCGGCCACGGCCACAGCGAGAAGCCCCCGCAGGCCGCCGCCCACAGCCGGGCCGCCCACGTGGAGGACGCGGCGGCCGCCATCGAGCAGCTCGGCCTCGGCCCCACCCTCGTCGTCGGGCACGGCATGGGCGCCCTGACCGCCTGGCAGCTGGCCGCCGAACGCCCCGAGCTGGTGCGCGGCCTGGTCAGCTGTGACATGCGGGCCGCCGCGCTCGGTGCGGCCTCGCAGCGCGAGTGGGCGCAGTGGCTGCGGTCCTGGCCCGTCCCCTTCGCCACCCTGGCCGACGTCCGCCGGTGGTTCGGCGAGGACGACCCCCGGGTGGAGCGCCCCGACCCGGCCCGCGGGGCGTTCTACGCCGAGGTGATGCGGGAGGGCGAGGACGGCTGGCGGCCGGTCTTCGAACCCGAGCAGATGCTCCGCTCCCGGGAGACCTGGGTGTACGACGCCCACTGGGACGACCTGGCCCTGGTCCACTGCCCCGCGCTGATCCTGCGCGGGCTCGACGGCGAGCTGGGCCGGGCCGAGGCCCAGGAGATGGTCCGCGTGCTGCCCCAGGGCGCGTACGCCGAGATACCCGACGCGGGCCACTACGCCCACTACGCCCACCCGGAGGCATGGCACTCGGCGGTCGAGCCCTTCCTGGACCGGATCACGGGCGACCGGGCGGCCGGCGGCTGA